One window of the Pempheris klunzingeri isolate RE-2024b chromosome 10, fPemKlu1.hap1, whole genome shotgun sequence genome contains the following:
- the sp5a gene encoding transcription factor Sp5a — protein sequence MAAVAVLRNETLQAFLQDRTPNSSPENCKHSPLALLAATCNRIGHHHGSNPSDFLQVPYDPTLGSPSRLFHPWTNDGAPQSSLASNSTFGLSSKPQLSAHIQSSFSSHHELPLTPPADPSYPYDFSPVKMLPCSMQSLQSTCPPTYVPAVSYAAPTSIPPAMPNFVTGPSGLVHQQQRQLSPNPGEDIPWWSLQQGNHVSHSSSLGPHRFQLQRGLVLGHTDFAQYQTQIAALLHTKSPLATARRCRRCRCPNCQSSTSSDEPGKKKQHICHIPGCGKVYGKTSHLKAHLRWHSGERPFVCNWLFCGKSFTRSDELQRHLRTHTGEKRFVCPDCCKRFMRSDHLAKHVKTHQNKKSKCHDKTLDHVKREDSRNML from the exons ATGGCTGCAGTGGCTGTGCTGCGGAATGAAACACTCCAGGCTTTTCTTCAG GATCGCACTCCAAACTCCTCTCCAGAGAACTGTAAGCACTCTCCGCTGGCTCTCCTGGCTGCCACTTGTAACCGGATCGGTCACCACCACGGATCAAACCCCTCAGACTTCCTCCAGGTCCCTTACGACCCAACTCTGGGCTCCCCTTCGCGTTTATTTCACCCGTGGACTAACGACGGAGCCCCTCAGAGCAGCCTGGCCAGCAACTCCACTTTCGGACTATCCTCCAAGCCCCAGCTGTCTGCGCACATCCAGAGCTCCTTCAGCTCGCACCACGAACTGCCCCTCACCCCTCCGGCGGACCCCTCGTACCCCTATGACTTCTCCCCTGTGAAGATGCTACCTTGCTCCATGCAGTCCCTGCAGTCCACCTGCCCTCCCACCTACGTCCCCGCTGTCAGTTACGCAGCCCCAACTTCCATCCCGCCCGCGATGCCAAATTTTGTCACGGGACCCTCCGGCCTTGTgcaccagcagcagagacagttGTCCCCAAACCCTGGAGAGGATATTCCGTGGTGGAGCCTGCAGCAGGGGAACCATGTCAGTCACTCCTCCTCCCTTGGTCCCCATCGCTTCCAGCTGCAGAGAGGTTTGGTGCTGGGACATACGGACTTTGCGCAATATCAGACGCAAATCGCGGCTCTGCTGCACACAAAGTCCCCTCTCGCAACCGCGCGGCGGTGCAGGAGGTGCAGGTGTCCGAACTGCCAGTCCTCCACGTCCAGCGACGAGCCTGGGAAGAAGAAACAGCACATTTGTCACATACCGGGTTGCGGGAAAGTTTATGGGAAAACTTCTCACCTCAAAGCGCACCTGAGGTGGCACTCTGGAGAGCGGCCGTTTGTGTGCAACTGGCTGTTCTGTGGCAAGAGTTTCACCAGGTCGGATGAGCTGCAGAGACACCTGAGGACTCACACGGGGGAGAAGCGCTTTGTTTGCCCGGACTGCTGCAAGAGGTTCATGAGGAGTGACCACTTGgcaaaacatgtcaaaacacaccagaacaAAAAAAGCAAGTGCCATGACAAGACACTTGACCATGTCAAAAGGGAGGACTCGAGGAATATGCTGTAA